In the genome of Streptomyces sp. Tu 3180, the window GTGCACCCCGCGCGGCCCGCTCATCCGGCCGCCTCGACCCCGTCGTACGCCGCCAGCGCCTCGCGGGCCGCCCGCCGGGCGCTGTCGGCGAGCTCACGCGGCTCGACGATCCGTCCGTCGCGCCCGAGCCGCAGCGCCAGCCGCCTGAGCGAGGCCGGATCGGGGGTGCGCAGGGTGATGCGCAGCCCGCCGTCGGGGAGCTCGTCCGCGCTGTCGTGCGGGTAGTACTCGGCGACCCAGCGCCCGCCCGGCCCGACCTCGACCACCACCTCCGGGTCCTCCGCCGCGGGCTGCACCAGCCCTTCCGACAGGTCCCGCAGCTCGATCTCGGGCGGCGCGGACGGCTCGTCCAGGATCCTGATCTCCGCGACCCGGTCGAGCCGGAAGGTGCGGCGCGCCTCGGAGCGGCGGCACCAGGCCTCGACGTAGGTGTGGCCGACGCTGACCAGCCGGATGGGATCGATCTCCCGCTCGGTGACCTCGTCGCGCGCGGGCGAGTAGTAGCGGATCCACAGTCTGCGGCGCTCGGCGATGGCCCGGTCGACGTCGGCGAAGACGCCGCCCTCCGATTCGAAGGTCACCGAGAGCCGGGAGCTGGCGCCGGCCGCCTCGCCGGCCGCGGTCTCCACCTTGGCGGTGGCCCGCAGCAGTGCCTGCCGGTCGCTCTCCCGCAGTCCGGGCAGCGTGGCCACGGCGCGGGCGGCCACCAGCAG includes:
- a CDS encoding WYL domain-containing protein; amino-acid sequence: MAGRPVRPVNAIDQTRRMLSLVTYLRERPGARVEDVARAFGITEDELVSDLDVLPMCGTSFRGGDLLDIDTDGERIWWHNPAALGAEAAEPLRLAADEATALLVAARAVATLPGLRESDRQALLRATAKVETAAGEAAGASSRLSVTFESEGGVFADVDRAIAERRRLWIRYYSPARDEVTEREIDPIRLVSVGHTYVEAWCRRSEARRTFRLDRVAEIRILDEPSAPPEIELRDLSEGLVQPAAEDPEVVVEVGPGGRWVAEYYPHDSADELPDGGLRITLRTPDPASLRRLALRLGRDGRIVEPRELADSARRAAREALAAYDGVEAAG